In Nakamurella antarctica, the following are encoded in one genomic region:
- the asnB gene encoding asparagine synthase (glutamine-hydrolyzing), giving the protein MCGLMGYVSNNGNAASKVDALAAGMLCARHRGPDDPGTWHDADVAFGFNRLSIIDIEKSHQPLRWGPADDPDRYALIFNGEIYNYLELREELAAEFGAEFTTSGDGEAIVASYHYWGEDAVAKLRGMFAFIIWDTTKRRVFGARDPFGIKPLFTATTDDGVAFSSEAKGLRELTGPAGVDPVALQHYLVLQYVPEPATMDPGISKVESGTCFTIDLDDSTAPLTVSYRRYFHPVFTPMTLTSAAQKSALYEEIADVLTDSVAKHMRADVTVGAFLSGGIDSTAIAALAKRSNPNLITFTTGFEYKGFSEVDVAAETAAAIGVRHVVKTVSAAELMQTLPLIIWYLDDPVADPALVPLYFVAREARKHVKVVLSGEGADELFGGYNIYREPQSLGPITGLPRGLRKGLASMGRALPEGFRGKDMLRRGALDLPDRYYGNARIFREDQLSGLLKTYSPEVSFRDATDAVYAESAGWDPISRMQHVDLFTWLRGDILVKADKMTMANALELRVPFLDSRVFEVARKVPSSEKITKETSKYALRQALRDIVPAHVLNRRKLGFPVPIRHYLAAEAYDWAHEIITGSAADEFLDKAAALALLNAHRAGEADHSRRIWAILVFLLWHGIFVTGAITPQIPDTVYPVTL; this is encoded by the coding sequence GTGTGTGGGTTGATGGGATATGTCTCCAATAACGGCAACGCAGCATCCAAGGTCGACGCTCTTGCGGCAGGAATGTTGTGCGCCCGCCACCGCGGCCCGGACGACCCCGGCACCTGGCACGACGCGGACGTGGCTTTCGGCTTCAACAGGCTGTCCATCATTGACATCGAGAAGTCGCATCAGCCTCTGCGCTGGGGCCCAGCGGATGACCCTGATCGGTATGCCCTAATTTTCAATGGCGAGATTTACAACTACCTGGAACTGCGGGAGGAGTTAGCAGCCGAGTTCGGCGCCGAATTCACCACCTCGGGTGACGGAGAAGCCATCGTCGCCAGCTACCACTATTGGGGCGAAGACGCGGTCGCGAAATTGCGCGGCATGTTCGCTTTCATCATCTGGGACACCACTAAGCGCAGAGTTTTCGGTGCCCGCGACCCATTCGGCATCAAGCCACTTTTCACTGCCACCACCGACGACGGTGTCGCATTCTCATCCGAGGCAAAAGGCCTGCGTGAGCTCACCGGACCAGCTGGCGTGGATCCTGTTGCGCTGCAACACTATTTGGTACTGCAATACGTACCGGAACCAGCGACGATGGACCCTGGGATCTCGAAGGTGGAATCTGGAACGTGTTTCACCATCGATCTCGACGACAGTACGGCGCCTCTGACAGTTTCTTACCGGCGGTATTTCCACCCGGTCTTCACCCCCATGACGCTAACAAGCGCGGCGCAGAAAAGCGCACTCTACGAAGAGATCGCCGATGTTCTCACCGACTCGGTGGCAAAACATATGCGCGCCGACGTCACGGTGGGCGCATTCCTTTCTGGGGGCATCGATTCAACTGCGATTGCAGCCTTGGCCAAGCGATCCAATCCCAATTTGATCACCTTCACCACCGGCTTTGAATACAAGGGGTTCTCCGAGGTGGATGTAGCCGCGGAAACTGCTGCGGCGATCGGTGTCCGCCATGTGGTGAAAACCGTATCGGCTGCGGAGTTGATGCAGACGTTGCCGTTGATCATCTGGTATCTGGATGATCCGGTAGCGGATCCGGCATTGGTGCCGCTGTACTTTGTGGCTCGCGAGGCCCGCAAACACGTCAAAGTGGTGCTGTCCGGCGAGGGCGCGGACGAATTGTTCGGTGGGTACAACATCTACCGCGAACCACAAAGTCTCGGACCGATCACCGGGCTACCGCGAGGATTAAGGAAAGGTCTGGCCTCTATGGGGCGCGCGCTGCCGGAGGGTTTCCGTGGCAAGGACATGCTCCGTCGAGGTGCTTTGGATCTTCCCGATCGCTACTACGGTAACGCCCGCATTTTCCGGGAGGACCAGCTCAGCGGTTTGCTGAAGACTTACTCCCCCGAGGTCTCTTTCCGGGACGCCACTGATGCTGTGTACGCCGAAAGTGCGGGCTGGGACCCTATTTCGCGAATGCAGCACGTCGACTTGTTCACCTGGCTACGCGGCGACATCCTGGTGAAAGCCGATAAAATGACTATGGCAAACGCCCTCGAATTGCGTGTCCCTTTTCTGGACTCGCGCGTCTTTGAGGTCGCCCGAAAAGTACCTTCGTCAGAGAAGATCACCAAAGAGACGAGCAAATACGCGCTGCGTCAAGCTCTTCGCGATATCGTTCCGGCCCACGTCTTAAACCGGCGAAAACTCGGCTTTCCCGTGCCCATCAGGCATTATCTGGCGGCCGAGGCATACGACTGGGCCCACGAGATCATCACTGGGTCAGCTGCCGACGAGTTCCTGGACAAAGCTGCGGCGTTGGCGTTGCTGAACGCGCATCGCGCCGGCGAGGCAGACCATTCACGGCGGATCTGGGCAATTCTAGTTTTCCTTTTGTGGCACGGCATCTTCGTCACTGGTGCGATTACGCCCCAGATTCCTGACACGGTGTATCCGGTCACCCTGTAG
- a CDS encoding cytochrome c oxidase subunit II encodes MASSRAVRRFTLVGGLTAASLLLSGCSLADLPRYGFPESHSIQGERMQHFWSAMFSASLVVGVLVWGLMFWAFAVYRKKKGSPLYPKQTKENLPLELVYTAVPLVMVAVLFYFTVVTENFVLKKVENPDVTVNVTAFKWGWDFSIDGTQNPDVPGDLVHTISSSDEIAVLVVPTNKVIEYRLESKDVIHSFWVPDFIFKRDVFPSPAENQVDAGNTFQNTITVEGAMVGRCAELCGQYHSMMNFEVRALPDNLYQEYTALRNQMNPETNRGYTVAEAFTKMNCGELCSPYATATHPFNTSRTADNIASGGN; translated from the coding sequence GTGGCTTCCTCCCGTGCAGTACGTCGGTTCACCCTGGTGGGTGGGCTGACCGCCGCTTCGCTGTTGCTCAGCGGCTGTTCCCTCGCCGATCTGCCGCGGTACGGCTTCCCTGAGAGTCATTCCATTCAGGGAGAACGGATGCAACACTTCTGGTCCGCCATGTTCAGTGCTTCGTTGGTAGTTGGCGTACTGGTGTGGGGGCTGATGTTCTGGGCTTTCGCCGTGTATCGGAAGAAGAAGGGCTCGCCCCTCTACCCGAAGCAGACCAAGGAGAACCTTCCCTTGGAGCTTGTCTACACGGCCGTCCCGCTGGTGATGGTCGCCGTACTGTTCTACTTCACGGTCGTTACTGAAAACTTCGTATTAAAGAAGGTCGAAAATCCTGACGTTACTGTCAATGTCACCGCGTTTAAGTGGGGCTGGGATTTCTCCATCGATGGAACTCAAAACCCTGACGTCCCAGGTGATCTGGTGCACACCATCAGTTCCTCTGACGAAATCGCAGTTCTGGTCGTGCCGACCAACAAGGTGATCGAATACCGCCTGGAGTCGAAAGACGTTATCCACTCCTTCTGGGTGCCGGACTTTATCTTCAAGCGCGACGTCTTCCCGTCGCCTGCGGAGAACCAGGTCGACGCTGGCAACACATTCCAGAACACGATCACTGTTGAAGGTGCCATGGTGGGCCGATGCGCCGAGCTCTGCGGCCAGTACCACTCGATGATGAACTTCGAGGTCCGCGCTCTGCCCGACAATCTCTACCAGGAATACACGGCTCTGCGAAACCAAATGAACCCCGAAACCAACCGCGGGTACACAGTAGCCGAGGCTTTCACCAAGATGAATTGCGGTGAATTGTGCTCGCCTTACGCCACCGCTACACATCCGTTTAACACGAGCCGGACTGCGGATAACATCGCATCAGGAGGCAATTGA
- a CDS encoding cytochrome c oxidase subunit 4, which yields MKIEYKLFVGLAAFFVVLAVVYGFWAGADEPVGTVAFGLTGGLALVVGSFLWFSGRRLEQERPEDNTDAEISDGAGELGFFSPGSYWPICIAGSAAVLAIATAFLLVWLMILTLVFLILSICGLLFEYQRSYSH from the coding sequence ATGAAAATTGAATATAAACTTTTCGTCGGCCTCGCGGCATTCTTTGTTGTTCTCGCGGTGGTGTACGGCTTCTGGGCTGGCGCTGACGAACCTGTGGGGACCGTGGCATTCGGCTTGACCGGTGGTTTAGCGCTGGTTGTGGGTTCGTTCCTGTGGTTCTCGGGGCGTCGGCTCGAGCAAGAGCGCCCAGAAGACAACACGGACGCCGAAATCTCCGACGGCGCTGGTGAGCTCGGATTTTTCTCCCCCGGGTCCTACTGGCCGATCTGCATCGCCGGATCTGCAGCGGTCTTAGCAATTGCGACCGCGTTCTTACTGGTCTGGCTGATGATCCTCACCCTTGTGTTCCTGATCCTGAGCATTTGCGGATTGCTGTTCGAATACCAGCGGTCGTACTCGCACTGA
- a CDS encoding Mu transposase domain-containing protein, giving the protein MRVAVKGYSVDPAVIGRFVDVHAGLDRVVVTCVGMEVGSHQRSWDRWQTITDATHVAKAALMREKFGATHRLDEWAARRCGKYRDSAALN; this is encoded by the coding sequence GTGCGGGTCGCTGTGAAAGGTTACTCAGTCGACCCGGCAGTGATCGGCAGGTTCGTTGACGTTCACGCTGGGCTCGACCGAGTCGTGGTGACCTGCGTAGGGATGGAGGTGGGTTCCCATCAACGATCTTGGGATCGTTGGCAGACGATCACCGACGCAACTCACGTCGCGAAGGCAGCGTTGATGCGAGAGAAGTTCGGGGCAACGCACCGCTTAGATGAGTGGGCGGCTCGCAGGTGCGGAAAATATCGTGACAGTGCGGCCTTGAACTAA
- a CDS encoding cytochrome b yields MSRLTTATKPVAPSLVAKAADGADIRYHGARPVRTALNKVFPTHWSFMLGEVAMYSFIILLLSGVYLTLFFDASMGETVYQGVYDKLRGIPMSLAYASSLDISFEVRGGLLIRQIHHWAALLFLASMMLHMMRIFFTGAFRKPREANWVIGVLLLVLGMAEGFLGYSLPDDLLSGTGLRAVSAFLFSIPVIGTWTHWAVFGSDYPGEIIIGRFYSLHILLIPGIILALIAVHVGLVWFQKHTQFAGPRATENNVVGVRVMPVFAAKAGGFFAIVFGVTVLMAGLLQINPVWALGPYNPSQVSAGVQPDFYMGFLDGLVRIWPAWEIHNLFGGYMIPAVFFPAIVGATVLVTLVILYPWIEKKFTKDNAMHNILQRPRDVPVRTSLGSAFIAFYILNLINGGNDIFALKLDISLNVMTWVGRIGSFVIPIIVYIVVYQICLGLQHADRDVLEHGIETGIIKRLPHGEFIEVHQSLGPVDGHGHPIPLEYQGASVPKRMNQLGSGGHSVRGVLRPKDESGVLKQHASDDIGGSDQSTSVKTLER; encoded by the coding sequence ATGAGTAGGCTGACCACCGCGACCAAACCGGTCGCACCAAGCTTGGTGGCGAAAGCAGCAGATGGTGCTGATATTCGCTACCACGGAGCCCGCCCCGTGCGGACGGCGCTCAACAAAGTTTTCCCGACTCACTGGTCCTTCATGCTCGGTGAAGTCGCGATGTACAGCTTTATCATCCTGCTGCTGTCGGGTGTCTACCTCACGCTGTTCTTCGATGCCTCGATGGGCGAGACGGTGTACCAGGGTGTCTACGACAAGCTCCGCGGCATCCCGATGTCCCTCGCTTACGCCTCATCGCTCGATATTTCATTCGAGGTGCGTGGTGGCCTACTCATCAGGCAAATCCATCACTGGGCAGCTCTGCTGTTCCTGGCCTCGATGATGCTGCACATGATGCGTATCTTCTTCACCGGCGCGTTCCGCAAGCCGCGCGAAGCCAACTGGGTTATCGGTGTGCTTCTGCTGGTCTTGGGTATGGCTGAAGGATTCCTTGGCTACTCGCTACCGGACGATTTGCTCTCAGGTACCGGTCTTCGCGCAGTGAGTGCTTTCCTGTTCTCCATCCCGGTCATCGGAACGTGGACCCACTGGGCAGTCTTCGGTTCGGACTACCCCGGTGAGATCATCATCGGCCGCTTCTACAGCCTGCATATCCTCCTCATTCCGGGGATCATTCTGGCTCTGATTGCAGTGCACGTGGGCCTCGTCTGGTTCCAGAAGCACACCCAGTTCGCCGGCCCTCGCGCCACCGAAAACAACGTTGTCGGCGTCCGCGTCATGCCCGTGTTCGCGGCCAAGGCCGGTGGCTTCTTCGCAATCGTCTTCGGCGTGACCGTGCTGATGGCAGGCTTACTTCAGATCAACCCGGTCTGGGCGCTGGGGCCGTACAACCCATCGCAAGTCTCTGCGGGTGTGCAACCCGACTTCTACATGGGATTCCTCGACGGCTTGGTCCGAATATGGCCAGCTTGGGAGATTCATAATCTCTTCGGTGGTTACATGATCCCGGCGGTGTTCTTCCCTGCAATCGTCGGTGCGACGGTGTTGGTGACACTGGTGATTTTGTATCCGTGGATCGAGAAGAAGTTCACAAAAGACAACGCGATGCACAACATCCTGCAGCGCCCGCGCGACGTTCCTGTGCGTACTTCGTTGGGTTCTGCGTTTATTGCCTTCTACATCTTGAACTTGATCAACGGTGGAAACGATATCTTTGCCCTCAAGCTGGATATCTCACTCAACGTCATGACTTGGGTGGGCCGGATTGGATCGTTTGTCATTCCGATCATTGTGTACATCGTGGTCTACCAAATTTGCCTCGGCCTCCAACATGCGGACCGCGACGTTTTGGAGCACGGTATCGAGACCGGGATCATCAAGCGCTTGCCGCACGGTGAGTTCATCGAGGTTCACCAGAGCCTTGGACCGGTTGATGGTCACGGCCACCCGATCCCCTTGGAGTACCAAGGTGCATCGGTTCCGAAGCGGATGAATCAGCTTGGCTCCGGCGGACACTCAGTCCGTGGCGTGCTGCGACCGAAGGACGAGAGCGGTGTGCTCAAGCAGCACGCTAGTGACGACATCGGCGGCAGCGATCAGTCGACATCTGTCAAGACGCTCGAGCGCTAA
- a CDS encoding ubiquinol-cytochrome c reductase iron-sulfur subunit, whose protein sequence is MSGGQDVVIPSAEEMNAMSREDLARLGARLDGVELVEYGERYEPGSPADKRAERSVARWFLLAAVSAVAFVVVFIAWPWQYETAYSDKQWVYALYNPLIGLLLGLTIFALGIGVIAMAKKIAPHEVAIQQRHVGMSDEVDRRTMVAELADTGIKMGLKRRGVLKGSLALAGAGLGVAAVVPVLGGFIKNPWDKGDKSDLWVTPWAPLADGSLVRMAYQDGTLVRPEDLAAGSMTTVFPAVPGGAKASDAAVMLFRLRANDPIKFRAPKYETFRYGDFYAYSKICTHVGCPVSLYEQQTGRVLCPCHQSQFDINDGAKPVFGPAARALPQLPLGVDKDGHFVAMSDFIEPVGPGFWENSGKHE, encoded by the coding sequence ATGAGCGGCGGACAGGACGTGGTCATCCCCTCGGCCGAGGAGATGAACGCGATGTCCCGCGAAGACTTGGCCCGCTTGGGCGCTCGTCTGGACGGCGTTGAATTAGTTGAGTACGGCGAGAGGTACGAGCCAGGAAGCCCGGCTGACAAGCGCGCCGAGCGAAGTGTTGCCCGGTGGTTTTTGCTAGCAGCAGTCTCCGCTGTCGCCTTTGTCGTCGTCTTCATCGCGTGGCCGTGGCAGTACGAGACGGCCTACTCCGATAAGCAGTGGGTTTACGCGTTGTACAACCCCCTGATCGGATTACTCCTCGGGCTGACGATTTTTGCTCTGGGAATCGGCGTTATCGCGATGGCAAAGAAAATCGCACCGCACGAAGTTGCCATTCAACAGCGTCACGTGGGCATGTCCGACGAAGTCGACAGGCGCACGATGGTTGCCGAACTGGCAGACACTGGCATCAAAATGGGGCTTAAGCGGCGCGGCGTGCTGAAGGGTTCGCTGGCTTTAGCAGGAGCTGGCCTCGGGGTCGCAGCAGTCGTTCCGGTACTCGGTGGGTTCATCAAAAACCCCTGGGACAAGGGTGATAAGTCTGATCTTTGGGTAACGCCGTGGGCACCACTTGCTGATGGCTCGCTTGTTCGCATGGCCTACCAAGACGGCACACTCGTGCGCCCGGAAGATCTCGCAGCCGGCTCCATGACAACCGTTTTCCCCGCGGTTCCGGGTGGCGCCAAGGCGTCGGATGCCGCAGTAATGCTATTCCGCTTGCGCGCGAATGATCCCATCAAATTCCGCGCACCAAAATACGAGACCTTCAGGTACGGCGACTTCTACGCGTACTCGAAGATCTGCACCCATGTGGGTTGCCCCGTATCGTTGTACGAACAGCAGACGGGACGGGTGCTTTGCCCCTGCCACCAGTCGCAGTTTGACATCAACGACGGTGCCAAGCCGGTATTCGGACCCGCTGCACGAGCGCTGCCCCAACTCCCCCTGGGAGTTGACAAGGACGGTCACTTTGTCGCGATGAGCGACTTTATCGAACCGGTTGGACCCGGTTTCTGGGAGAACAGTGGGAAACACGAATGA
- a CDS encoding c-type cytochrome — translation MTTPQVPTTGRRRTVKRGKSRLFRRVSGGLALLFALTTVGFVYSAFTPNPTAAEANAIDPVLIAQGQKLYDTSCITCHGANLQGVVDRGPSLIGVGQAATYFQVATGRMPVADNGAQVPRKQPSYTEAETEALGAYIQATGGGPVIPNMSLQNTADVAKGAELYRLNCASCHNFTGKGGALSQGKYAPDLGKATDKEIWAAMISGPQNMPKFSDAQLTPDEKVAIITYVQNAKTTMDAGGYGLGGFGPVSEGFFAFLIGMGLIVSVTLWMGARA, via the coding sequence ATGACAACCCCGCAGGTTCCCACCACAGGCCGACGCCGCACAGTGAAGCGCGGAAAATCGCGATTGTTCCGTCGTGTATCCGGCGGCTTGGCGCTTCTCTTTGCCCTGACCACAGTCGGATTCGTCTACTCTGCGTTCACGCCCAACCCGACTGCGGCAGAAGCCAACGCAATCGACCCAGTGCTCATCGCGCAGGGCCAAAAGCTCTACGACACCTCCTGCATCACGTGCCACGGTGCGAACCTTCAGGGTGTTGTCGACCGCGGCCCCTCCTTGATCGGCGTTGGTCAAGCAGCCACCTACTTCCAAGTCGCAACCGGCCGGATGCCCGTCGCTGACAATGGTGCCCAGGTCCCACGCAAGCAGCCGAGCTACACCGAAGCCGAAACAGAAGCGCTAGGCGCCTACATTCAGGCCACGGGTGGCGGACCGGTGATACCCAACATGAGCCTGCAAAATACGGCGGACGTAGCCAAGGGTGCAGAGCTCTACCGTCTCAACTGCGCCTCCTGCCACAACTTCACTGGAAAGGGCGGCGCTCTCTCGCAAGGCAAGTACGCCCCCGACCTGGGTAAGGCCACCGATAAAGAAATCTGGGCCGCCATGATCTCCGGCCCCCAGAACATGCCAAAATTCTCTGACGCGCAGCTGACTCCGGACGAGAAGGTGGCCATCATCACCTACGTCCAAAACGCCAAAACCACCATGGACGCTGGCGGGTACGGACTCGGTGGCTTCGGGCCGGTCTCCGAGGGGTTCTTCGCATTCCTGATAGGGATGGGTTTGATCGTGAGCGTCACACTGTGGATGGGAGCGCGAGCATGA
- a CDS encoding cytochrome c oxidase subunit 3 yields the protein MTTPSGPPNISSRIHTLNRPNMVSVGTVVWLASELMFFAGLFGIYFTARATAPGEWPMHELNVKLSLVFTVILILSSVTCQLGVFAAEAGDVVKLRFWYVITLLMGAIFVGGQAYEYFHLVSEGMTLSSDSYGTVFYLTTGFHGLHVIGGLIAFVLLIARTKLGKFTPAQATSAIVVSYYWHFVDVVWIALFATIYFVR from the coding sequence GTGACTACCCCGTCAGGGCCCCCCAACATCAGCTCCCGCATCCACACGCTGAACCGGCCGAACATGGTCAGCGTGGGCACAGTGGTCTGGCTCGCCAGCGAACTGATGTTCTTTGCCGGACTGTTCGGTATTTATTTCACCGCGCGCGCGACTGCCCCAGGCGAGTGGCCGATGCATGAGCTCAACGTGAAACTCTCTCTGGTATTCACGGTGATCCTCATTCTGAGCTCGGTGACGTGCCAACTCGGCGTTTTCGCCGCAGAGGCCGGCGACGTAGTCAAACTCCGGTTCTGGTACGTCATTACGCTGTTAATGGGCGCCATCTTTGTGGGCGGTCAGGCGTATGAATATTTCCATCTGGTGTCAGAGGGCATGACTTTGTCCTCCGATTCCTACGGCACAGTGTTTTACCTGACTACAGGCTTCCACGGACTTCACGTCATCGGCGGCCTGATCGCCTTCGTACTTCTTATCGCTCGTACCAAACTGGGCAAGTTCACCCCAGCTCAGGCGACGTCAGCCATCGTTGTTTCGTACTACTGGCACTTTGTCGATGTGGTCTGGATCGCACTATTCGCAACGATCTACTTCGTCCGTTAA
- the trpD gene encoding anthranilate phosphoribosyltransferase, with protein MTVPTWPHLLQQLLGGVDLSSADTAWVMDRVMTGEATPAQVAGFAVALRAKGESAEEVAGLADGMLAHALRFEVPQRTVDIVGTGGDQSNSVNISTMAAVVVAAAGATVVKHGNRSASSTTGSADVLENLGIALTLSPRGVAECVQEVGIGFCFAAAFHPSMRYAAAPRRELGIPTFFNILGPLTNPAQPQASAIGCGNSRLAPVMAGVFAKRGSDALVFRGNDGLDELTTTTTSVIWSVLDGAVTESVFDPLALEIPRARPGDLVGSDVEFNASVARTIFAGKSGPVRDAVVLNAAAALAVHAGLSGNLEADLRAGAARACVALDTGAAQKLLADWAAASQRIFAVERPR; from the coding sequence ATGACAGTGCCGACCTGGCCACATTTGTTACAGCAGTTGCTCGGCGGTGTCGATCTGTCATCGGCAGACACTGCTTGGGTAATGGACCGTGTGATGACGGGTGAGGCAACGCCCGCGCAAGTCGCGGGATTCGCGGTGGCTCTTCGCGCGAAGGGAGAATCCGCGGAGGAAGTTGCTGGTCTTGCCGACGGCATGCTCGCCCACGCCCTGCGTTTCGAGGTACCGCAGCGCACGGTAGACATCGTGGGAACCGGCGGCGACCAATCCAATTCGGTCAATATTTCAACGATGGCCGCTGTCGTGGTTGCCGCGGCCGGAGCCACGGTCGTCAAACATGGCAACCGATCGGCGTCCAGCACCACCGGATCTGCCGACGTGCTGGAGAACCTCGGCATCGCGTTGACCCTCTCGCCGCGAGGTGTGGCCGAATGCGTGCAGGAGGTCGGCATCGGATTTTGTTTTGCTGCTGCGTTCCATCCGTCGATGCGATACGCCGCAGCTCCCCGGCGGGAACTGGGCATCCCCACGTTTTTCAACATCCTGGGTCCTCTGACGAATCCGGCGCAGCCGCAGGCCTCGGCTATCGGGTGTGGCAACAGCCGTCTCGCGCCCGTGATGGCCGGCGTCTTTGCTAAACGAGGGTCGGACGCACTCGTGTTTCGTGGCAACGATGGTCTCGACGAGCTCACAACCACCACTACATCCGTGATCTGGTCAGTACTTGACGGCGCCGTCACTGAGTCTGTCTTTGATCCGCTAGCGCTGGAAATACCCCGAGCTCGACCAGGTGACCTCGTTGGATCCGATGTTGAGTTCAACGCCTCTGTTGCTCGAACCATCTTTGCTGGCAAATCCGGACCCGTGCGTGACGCTGTCGTATTGAACGCAGCAGCGGCACTGGCCGTGCACGCGGGCCTTTCCGGCAACTTGGAAGCAGATTTGCGGGCTGGTGCCGCAAGAGCTTGCGTCGCCCTCGACACAGGTGCCGCGCAGAAATTATTAGCAGACTGGGCCGCGGCGTCGCAACGCATCTTTGCCGTTGAAAGGCCCCGCTAG
- a CDS encoding Lrp/AsnC family transcriptional regulator: MITAIVMVEVDAESINDAAQRIADLPGVDQVYSCAGDVDLIVVSQLRDHAELAELVPGHISRVPGVKRTVTHIAFRSFAKRDGEDAFSIGLEGA; this comes from the coding sequence ATGATCACCGCAATTGTGATGGTCGAAGTTGATGCGGAGTCGATTAACGACGCAGCACAACGGATTGCAGACCTGCCCGGCGTTGACCAGGTCTACTCATGCGCGGGGGATGTCGACCTCATTGTGGTCAGTCAGTTGCGCGATCATGCCGAACTGGCAGAGTTGGTACCCGGCCACATTAGCCGGGTCCCCGGCGTCAAACGAACCGTTACACATATCGCATTCCGATCCTTCGCCAAGCGCGACGGAGAGGACGCATTCTCCATCGGCCTCGAAGGCGCCTAG